The Desulfonatronum sp. SC1 genome segment TCATAGGGCAGGGGGTGACGCAAGGCAAGACTTGCCGATCAGGGTTGCCGATCAGGGCTACCCACCCACGCGGCACCAGCCGCAAGGCGTTTCATCGAGTTCGTTCCCTCCACCCCCACCAACCGGAGTAAATCTTCGCTCGTCCTTGGAATCCAGCAGGTGCTTGATGGGATCATTAGCACTACAGCGAAACTTCATACTTTGATCAGCAAGACGCCCTGATTGTGGCCCACGGAACACACGGAAAGGCACGGAAAACCTGGGAACGAGGGCATTGCCCTCGTCATTTTCAAGAGCTTCTGCAAAGTTTCGCTGTAGTGTTAGGAGTTTGTTCTTTTTCAGATTTTGTAACTACTCAGCACAGAGTAATTCTGATGCCGGGGTCGGAATCGGGATCGGGATCGGGATCGAAAACGTTGCGATGCGTTCAAAAATCTTCCTGTTCCGACTCCGTTATCGATAGCGAGGCGCCGACTCCGACCCCGGTTGCCGGAGCAAGAGCGGACACAAAATGTGATGAGTAGTTACCAGATTTTTATGCCACATAGAGGAAAGGTGCACCCGGTTAAATCCAGCGTTGCTGGCACGCGAAGCGTATTTAACCGGGCAAGGACAAAGTAGGTTTTTTCTCCAGCCGACTTGCCTGGCGAAAAATTCTTACGTCTGCCTTGTTCGTCCTGCATGGTTTAGCGAAGCTGGTAATTAAAAACTATGTATTTCAGGTTGTTAGGTGTTCAATGGCCTTGGCGGGCAATCACCAATTTCTCCCGTGCCTGATTGGAGGAGGAATAGAGCAACGGATCAATTTCATGTTGTTGAGGATGTTGCCTTTAAAAAAGAAATCGGCTAAGTGCATAATCAAGAAAAAAATGAGTTAGAATTCAATGATGCTGAACTGTCCGACAGCAGTAAAAATGCTCAACACAGGCTTAAACGGAGACCCTATGCTTACCAGGATCAATCCCTGTGCATCTCCATCAATCATGACCCATCAACCATCAACAGGTTATCTCTCCATCTTCTCGCTTCTGCTCTTCGCGGGGCTGGCGCTTTTTTCTGTGCCGGCCTTGGCCTCGGCAATCCCTGTCAGCGAGCGGCTGGTGAGCATTGAGGTGCAGGACCAGAGTTTTAATCAGGTTCTGGACGCCATTGCGCGGCAAGTGGACGTGAACATCAACTTTATCGGTCAGGAACCACCCGGTAAGAGGGACGTCAGCCTTAAGGAGGTGCCTATTGGACGAACCATGAATCGTGTAATGCGGCTTTTTGGGGTGGAGAACCACGCGGTATCTTATCATGCCGAGACCAACACTCTCATGGTGGCCAACCTCAAATCATCGCCTATGGTCGCGGCTTTGTTCTTGGATAATGTCCGGTCAGGACATGATGAGGGACATGGCACGGAACCACTTAACGAAGCACAGCTAGAGCAGTTGCGAGAGCATAATCTTCTTATACTGGCTGAGATGGAAGAAAGCGTGCGGCCATTGACTCCTCACCAAATCAGCCAGTTAAGAGAGCAAAGCGAAGCGAGTGGGGATGAAGTGGATCAACCTTTGACCGAAGATCAGGTTCGGCGTTTACGCGAGCAGAGTGAGTTAGTTGAGGCACAAGATGAGTTGGCTAGCCAGCCTCTAACGACTGAGCAAATAGAACGTCTGCGCCAGCTGAGCGAGATGATTCAGGAAGAGGATGAGTTGGCTAGCCGGCCTTTAACAAATGATCAGATTCAGCAACTACGTGAGCAGAGTAGGGAATAAGACAGGGGAGCTTCTTTGCGTTGGCGAAATACTATATAACTGTCCTTAACCTATTAACATGGCGTGCGGAATATTTTTGTTGTCATTTTTAAACCAATGGAGGATTTTTCATGAGAACCGCTAGAATTAGCATGATTTTAATGGTTTTTTTATTTTCTGGTATATGTTTGAGCATCCCACAAAAGGCAGATGCAGCTGAACTGTGGGTTTCCGTATCGATTGTCCGGATAAACCAAACCGCTTCAAGATTGGCCTTTTGGGGGGATGAAATCAACAATACATTTAGTAATAAAGCATTTTGGATCGATTCTAGCCATCCAAAGCAGAAAGAGTTTTTGGCTATTCTCTTGACTGCAATTTCTACTGGTGAAAATTTGCGCATTCGGTGGAATTCAACTACTGATGAAGTTACTGTTATCGGCACATTTCCAAGTTAGTTTTGCAAGAATTTTAAAGAATTAATCGAGCCTGAAAAAGTCATTATTTTCCTTCGCAATGTACTGTATTCTGGCGTATATGACTTTTTCAGGCTCGAAAAAACAGACTTTTATTTTTTTACGGGCTGCTAGTAGTTTCTTTACGTCTTCCTCGTAACCCGTTGCACCATTCGGTAGACCCTTTCGCAGTTTTTCTCATCCCGATATTGAAAGAAAGAAACGGCGTTTTGCCGTTGCTCGGTGTTCAGTTTAAAATCGCGGTTAGCTAGCTCTTCCAGGGCCGTTGTGAGCTGTTTTTCATCCCTGGCCACGGCGGCGAAACGCATATCCTCCTCCCTAGTGCTGAACCCGTGCAGGCAACGTTCGGCCAGAAATGCGTCTATATCGAACTGATAGAGGAGCACGGGCCGCTGCATGTAGGCCATGTCCCACATGATGCTGGAATAGTCGGTGATCAAAACACAGGCTTGCTGCAACACATTGCGCAAGGGAACAGCGTCGTCACTGTATTCGATTATGATGCGTTGTGAGGCGAATCCGGCAAAATGATTGGCATGCTCCTTCATCCGGAAGTGGAAGCGCACCCTCAGGCGTAGGTCCTGTTCGCACAGTAAAACGTCAAGGTCGGGGTGTGACAGGAAGGACCGGATGCGCCGGAAATAGAAGGACTCAATAAATTCCTCGGGGGCCATCCGGTCCAGCCGTTTGCGCCAGGTCAGGGCGAACAGGACCTCACGGTCCGCTTTTTGGCCAAGTAGCTCGTCAAAGCGGGGGAGCCCCGTAATCATGATCCGCCCTGGATCCCGAATCATCCAATCCCTGATTTTTTGCGTCTTTTCCAGTTCAGATACAGCGATGATCTTGTCGAATCTGTTGGCGACAGAGCGTAAATAGACACCAGGTCCGTATAAAGTTACGCCGTGGGTCAAAAAAATGGTTTGCACACCAGGCAGGGCGAACCGAAGAACTGGGTAATCGCAGATGTCGTCCTCCTTGTTCGTGAATAAAAACACGTTGGCCAAGCAGAGCAGGCGCACATAGGACCAAGTGTTTTTGCGCACAGCCCGGGCAGGGTCAGGGAAATCCGCCGGCAATCGCACGTCTTTGTTCAAGATGTAATAAATATCCGTATGTTTTTTTTCAGCCAAGCAGTACTTGAAAAAAACATAGCCGTTCTCCTCGCAGCCGTTGCCTTCGCGCTCCGCCACCAGCCAGACTCTTTTCTTTGTGCAACAACGGAGTAATATTCTGAGAAACAGCAAAAGCATTATTAAGGTAATCCGCCGCAAATATGTGGAAAATATCCTTTTCCAAGAATTTTCGGCAATCTTCGCATAGCTTCTGGAAAATGTGTTTTTCACCTTTTTCCCGGCCCGGTACGTGCCCAGACACAAATCGTGCAGGTAAGGACGCCGCATCCATTCCTTGCAATGATTCTCATACCGCGAGAGCGCTTTATCCTCGGGGGAAGTTTTGAGGGGGGGCTTTACATTCAGAACGCACTTCATGCCCTGTCTGCATGAGTCAAGAGCATCCATGTACAGTATATGACATACACGGTCATTGTGCTCCAACTGGGAAAAAAAATCTTTCACTGCAACGAGATTGTTTCTGGAATGTAGCACCGCTGCTGCATGCCGGAAATATCCTGCCCGGATCATCAGAAAGGGTAATATGAAATTTTCGGCATGCCTCACGATTAATTGCACATTGATGTTTTCAAGTAATAACCGCAGTTCGCGATAATACACGGCATCGGCATCGGGAAAAAATGATGACCGCACGAAAAACCGCATGAACCTGATTACGGTTCGTTCTTCCAGCAGCGCAAGCAGGGTCGGATTATTTTGCCGCTGGTATTCCTCCAGGCAGGCGCGATAGATTCCGGCACACTGGATGATCCGGTCCGGGGAAAAGGTTTGCGTGCCTGACGGCGCGCTGCCGCGTTCTCGGCCGCGATACTCATGAATGATTTCCGGTAGGATGGCGACGCGTTCAGCCATTAGCGACGCCTTGTAGCTGAAAAATACATCCTCGCAGTAACTGTTCTCCGGGAAGCTGATATTATGCTTTTGCAGAAACGACCGGCGATAGAGTTTGTTGCAGGTGCTGGGATCGGCCAAAAGCAGTGGGAAGTCGTGGATCGTGGTGCAAGGCGTCTCAATGCGGTAAGCAGAATATCCTTCGTTGATCCATTTTTTTTTGGTGCTGAAGGACTGGGCCATGCCGACCACGAAATCGGACCGGTGTTCATGAGCGTAGGCATGAAACCGGGTCAATGTATGGCGGTACAGGCGATCATCCGAATCCAGAAACAGTACAAACTTCCCGATTGCCCGGGCCAAACCGGTGTTTCTGGCCTTGCCTTGGCGGCCATGGGTCTGGAGCAGGGCGGTGATATTGGAGTGCTTGGCGGCATAGGCTTGCATGATGTCTCGGCTGTTGTCAGTGCTTTCGTCGTCCACCAGGATGATTTCCAGTTTCAGGGAAGGCACTGCCAGGACCGAATCAATGCATTCGGGCAGCCATTCGGCTGTGTTGTAGACGGGAATGATGACGGAGATGTCCATTGTAGTGTTGCTTTTTACCATGGAGAGCAGTGGGGTATGGAGGAGGGCTGCGGCTTGGAAAAAGTTCAAACCGTGGAACCGCCCGCTCCTGTTGGTCGCACAGGACGCTAATGTCGCCAAGGAAATAAATCTTGGAAAGCAGTGAAGAAAGCTGTTTTCCAAAGGGATTGCCTAAAACCGCGATGCCGGAATCTCTTCTTGGCGCACCCTTTGCTTGTGCGTAGCGAGCGGTTCGCGATAACCCTATTCATATTACAGGTTATCACTGTGTTGTTCCAGCCATTTTTCAGGATCTTGGCAAAAAACTTCATAAGCATTCAGCACGTTGTCCGGATTGTCATCCATGAGCAACCGGCCCTGTTCCAGCCAGAGCGCGCGGGAGCAGAGATTCTTGATTTGCTCAGGGCTGTGGGAGACAAGCAGCACGCTTTTGGCTTTTTCACGCATGGCGGACATCCGCGCGGCGGCCTTGGTCTGGAAGGCCTTGTCGCCCACGGACATGGTCTCATCCAGGATCAAAATTTCCGGGTCCACGGCCGTGGCCACGGCAAAGCCGAGCCGGCTTTTCATCCCGCTGGAGTAGGTGCGCACGGGCTGGTCCATGAACTCGCCCAGTTCAGCAAAGGCCTCGATCTCGGGCAGCAGGATCTTGGTCCTGGCCCGGCTCAACCCCAGCAGGCTGGCGCTGACATAAACATTGTCCCGGCCGCTCAGTTCAGGCTTGAACCCCACGCCCAGGGCCAGTAGCTGGACCCGGCCCCACACGTCCACGCGGCCTTCGTCAGGCTGATAAACGCCGCAGCAGAGCATGGCCAGGGTACTCTTGCCGGAGCCGTTGCGGCCGATCAGGGCGATGGTTTCGCCTTCATGCAGGGCAAAGGAGACGTTGCGCAAGGCCCAGAACGATGCGGCCGGTCTGCGGCGGGCATCCCGGAAAAACCATGTTCCGCGTTTACGCGGAAAAAACAGGCCGACGTTGTCAAAAACAAGGACGGCAGAGTGCGCGTCTGTCGGGGGCGAAGCGGCCCGGACCTGCTCTATGGCCGGCGGGTGCGGATCCGGCAGGAGCTGGACATCTTGAGACCGGGACAAATCATCTCGGCTGATGGCCACAGTCTCGGCCGGGACGCGGTCAGCCAGCGGCTGCTCAAGCAGCGCCTCCGGCACCGGTTCAGTCAAGGGCATCGGTTCTTCTCTGTCCTCTTCGCGCAGCCACGCTTCCACCATTCCGGCAACCCTGTCCGGCACGTTGTGGAGCGCATAGACCTGGGGCGCGTGCAGCCCCTCCAGGGTCGGCAAGAAATGCTCCTTTTTCTGTGTACCTGACTCCAGGTCAAACTCCACCAGCCGCGGCATAATCTGGGTCGGTGCAACCTTGGCGGGATGGCAGACGCCGTAGATCAAGTGCTGCTCGTGGGCAGCCATGCCCCGGACGTACTGCACGCTCTCCGGCCAGAGCTCAAAATCCAGGGCTGGAGCGATAGTGCGCGTGGCCGGGGCATCAGGTTCGCTGACCGGCCAGGGATACACAACGATCTCCCCGGCCTGGATGTTCGAGACGTACAAATGCCTGTCGTACAGGACTGTCCCGTGAGGGTTGAAGTTCATGCGCAAAAGCAATTTGCCGCTGTCCAAGGCTATGAGCGCGCCTTGATCTCCGTTGTTCAGATAAGACATGACCAGCACCGGCCCGTGCATCGGATCCTGGAACAGGTGCCGGACCACGCCGAAGGTAAAGGTTCTTTGCAGGGCTGCCTTGGAAGGCAGGGGGAACAGGTCCGGGGCGATCTCCCAGAAAAAACGGCGTTGGACCAACCGACCCTGCATATCGAACTGATCCAGGGCGCACTGCGCGTTAAAGGGCACGAAAACGCGATCCTGGGACTGGTCCGCGAACACCGTGTGCAGATTGGCCTGCCGCGACGGACCAAGTACCCATTCCGGCAGGATCACGGTTCGTTCCAGGGCGAACAGATCACGGCCTTGCGTGCACAGCCTGAAGACAAACATGGCGTTGGTAGCGACGGCATAGAGGTGGCTGCCGGTCCAGTGCAGGCCCCGCAGGTGGCAGTGGCGCACGGGTAGGCCAGTCATATCCACAAGCTGGACATGGCGAAGGGCAGGTCTGTCCAGATCCAGAAGGGCTAAACCGCCGGCGTTGTCTTTGCGGGAAAAGAGGCTGGTTAGAAAAAGTTGCATGGTAAGTATATGTCAGTTGTTCAAAAAAAATGCCATGGAGAGCAGGGAGTGCATATAGGAGAACCTGCAACCCGGAGAAGGTTCACCCCATGGGAACTCCGATCTTATTTTGTCGCTCAGAACCCTTGTCGCGCAAAGCCGTCAGAGATACTTGGGCGCCTTGGCCTCGAAGCGGTGAAAAAAACTCAGCCCCGCTTGCACCAGAACCAGGGAGGCAAGCAGGACCAGAGCGTAGCTCCGCAGATTAAACATCTGCCCGATGAAAAGCGCGTCACGGGCCGCGGTGATGACGTGCAGCATGGGGTTTAAGGCGTACAGAGTTTTTGCGAAATCCGGCAGCTTTTCCAGGGCGTATATCCGTTCCGGAGAGTAGAGCACCGGACTCATGTACAGGCCCAGGCGCATGGCATAGGGCAGCAGCTTGCCCGTATCAGGTAGGTAGACTTCGAGGATGGACAAAAACAGGCCCAAGCCGAAGGTCAACAATATCAACGGCGCGATCAAAAGCGGTGCGGCTAGGGTGTGCCACCCCAGGGCCTCATGATTCCAGACCGCAATGATGGACAAACCGATCAGAAAAAAGAAGGATTGGACAACTGGCGGAATCAGGACATAGAGATGCAGAGGCAAAGGGGTCTGGCGGATCAGGGAGGCATTGCCCGTGAGCGATTTGGCCCCGATGGTCACGGACCGGGAAAAGGCCTGCCAGCAGACCAGCCCGCAGAGCACGAAGATGTGGTAACCTGGTCCGCCGCGTTCAAATACGATTTTAACCACAAAGGTGTAGATGGCCATCAGGGCCAGTGGGTCGAGGATCCACCACAGTACGCCTAGTCGGGTTGTCGTGATCGTGGTCTTGATATTGACCATGAACTGGCTGCGCAGAGCATGGCGGTGGGTGTACAAATTCCGGAACAATTGGATCATGGGAAAAACCGGTAAGTATGCCTGCTCATACCTGTTGTTTTTGAATACCTTCTCCGGCCCTGGCCTTGCCCCGGCCTGTGAGTATGTCCCTGGCCAGCACGGCTAGGTAGTAAGGTGCGAGAATTGTATTTTTGCCTGGTTTGGTGAGCGCTTGCACGATTATGTGTCCCAGGCGGAAGGAATAAGAGTGCTTCAGGCGAAGGGTTTCATTTCTGGATTTTTCTAGCCTTTCCTGCATGGCCGCGACATGTTTCTGTTCCTTGGCCACTTTTTGCTTTTCCTGCTGCAGTTCTTCCTGCACCTGACGTAGGCTGACCGCCCGGACACGATTTTCTTTCAGCTCGTCGTGCAGATCTTTGAGCTGCTTCAGGTATTCGTTGTTTTGCAGGGTCAGGTTGTGCAGATCCTTTTCCAACTCTGAAACACTTTTGCTGTTTTTTTGTTGAGCTTGCCGACTAATACGCCGCTGGGCCTCCAGGTGCCAGCCCTTGAACCCGTCCATGGCCTTGCGGCATTCCTTGACCACGGCCATCAGTCGCTGACGGTCGAAGTCCGCTCCCCGACAATCCTTGAGAACGTCATAAAGCTTGAGCACGTATTCATTCTGAACCTCGTAGTCCTCGTACACGGCCCGGTTCAGGTTGGGCTTGATCACGTCCTTGAGTGCTTCCTTAGCGTTTCCTGAAAAGTATTGATCCAAGCCCGTATAGCGCAAAAGCTCCTGGGCCTGCTCCATTGGCCGGGTGAACCAATCCTCATAGTGGACGATGAAGCAGTCCGCGGCGGTGTGGTGCAGGGCGTCGGTTGTTCGTTGAAGCCACTGGAGTTCCGTGATTGCCTCCTCACGGTTGATCTGGCGTTTGAGCGAGGAGGCTACAGACGCAGGAGCGCGAGCCGCTAGGATATAGACAGGCACCGTGCCGGGCGAGTTGAGTATCCTGTTCCAAAGGGGCAGGAACGTAACCGTCCTGGGATCCTTGAAGCCCCAGATTGTGTTAGCATCTGACAGTCTGCTTTCCAGCACTTTCCGGAGCCTTGGTCTGGCTTTTCTGGCCGGCTCTGCTTCCAGCCAGCCTTCAGGCAAAGGCAGGGTCGGCAATGATCCCAAATCAACCAGAAGCTGCTTATGAATTTCGACAATCTCGGCATCCTCGAAAAAGCCTTCGGGGTTGGCTACGCTTGCGGGGATCATGTTCTCGGACAAGCGCATGCCCATGGCCCCAAGCGCTTTCATAAGTAGGGAGGTTCCTGAGCGGCCGGGGCTGAGGACGACGATTACGCGTTTTGTTTGTTCATCCGTCATTTTTCTGTGCATATTCCTATACAAGAGTGTTGAAATTCAAAATTCGAAGCAATTCCAAATACTAAAATCATTTTTTCACCATGGAGAGCGTATAGGGGGCTGCGGCCCAAAAACCAATCTATTCTCCCTGTCTCTCCCTGTTTTCCATGGTGAGCATTCCTATTTTTGACTCAAGAAATACTCAATGGTCCTCTCAATCCCGTCCTCCAGTTCCACCTCCGGCTCCCAGCCCAACATTCTTTTAGCCTTGGACGTGTCCGCGAAGTTGCGCTTCACGTCACCCAACCTAGGTTGGGTGTGTTTGATGGTCATCTTGATCCCCCGCCTGCCCAAGGCCTGGGCGATCATTTCGGCCACCTCGCCCACGGTCCGCTCCAGGCCCGTGGCGATTTGGAAGGTCTCTCCGCCAAAGTCCTTGTCCATGGCCAGGACGAGGGCCCGAACCAAGTCGTCGATGTACAGAAAATCCCTGGTCTGGGTGCCGTCGCCGAATATCTCGCAAACCTCACCGTTCAAGGCTTGGCGGATGAACTTGGCCACCACGCTGGATTTGTGCTTGGACCTTGGGCCGTACACATTGCCAAATCGCAAGCAAACAGTTTCAATGCCAAAGGTCCGGAAATAGGCTGAACAGTATCCTTCCCCAGCAAGCTTACTGGCCCCGTAGGGTGAAACAGGATGCGGGGGCAACTCTTCGTGAATGGGCGGCTCCACCTCGCCGGCCGGTGCTCCGGACGAGGCAAAGATAAACTTCTTCACGCCATTGAGCCGGGCCGCCTCGAGCATGTTCAGAGTGCCGAGGACATTGCATTCCATGTCCAGGCGTGGATTTTCCACGGAGGGGCCAACGCCGGTGTTGGCCGCCAGATGCACGACGCAGTCCACGCCCTGAGCGTAGTACATGGTCGTGTCCTGGTCCCGGATGTCGTCTTGAATTAAAGTCACTCCGCGTTTGAGATGGCAATCGACAGAAGTGGCTGTTCCAAAACGGGTGATCTCGGATAAGTCGCAGGGAGTGCCTGTTACAAGGTTGTCCAGGACGCGAATGGTGGGATTGGAATGGCTGTGCAATAAACGATGTATCAGGGAGGTCCCGATAAAACCGCACCCGCCAGTGATTAATAAATTGAGTAAGTTCATTGTCTTGTCCTATTAATAATTGTCAATATTTTAAAGATTTTTCTCTAAAAAAAAATTCTAAATCATGAACATCTTTTCTTTCAAGAAAAGGATGGCTAATATTGGGTTTGGCTAACACCTTTTCTTTATCATATCCTGCTTTATTAGAATCTTTCAAGTGTAATCGTTGAGTTTTGCTGCCATATAGATGACAACTATTATAATTCCAATAATTTTCCTTTCCTTCAAAATAAGGTATACCTAATTCTTCGCAAAGAATTATTGTCATGTTGCGAGGGGCTAATATAAGATCTTCTGAATTGATTATGGTATAAGGATAATGATTGTCGATAATTTTATTTTTAATTAAGAAGTATCTAGATAAATTAGTTATTATATCCTTTTCTGATTTATTTCGTTTTAGATCAGATTGGAATATTTTAGCAAATGGTCTGAAGGAAATTAATACATGCAATTGATAATTATTGTTTAAGCATGATTGATTTGCAATAGTAAAGTTCCTGTATGATTTAGATGAATCTATAATAATGTCTGCTTGAGCTTTCTCGAATATTTCTTTATAGGCATCTTTGTACCCAACTTCATGATTGATTTCATTCCAAACTTTTCCATACAAACTATTTCTTGTTAACATAGGATTGCCATAATTTTTTTTGTTCATATCAAAAAAAGCATGAATTTCTCCAACATGAAAATATTTAAAAGGAGATTTATAATGTGCACCTAAAATACATCCCAAAAGCGTTGATCCTGAATGATTCGCCCCGGCAATAAATATTATTTTTTCTTTCATGATTCCTCCATCAAATCTCTATATTTTGCATCAGCTTTTCCCGCATTCGTCGTGCATGCATTGACCGTTCCAGATCAATCGTCATTTGCTCACGAAACAGGCGTTTGGGATCCTTTTTATATTCAGCAGATTCGTATAAAAGCTGTTCCCATTGGTCATAAATTTTTTGTGGATCGAATTGCTTTGAATCCTCTAATGCTTGTGATCCTAAACGGCAACGAATGTCAGCGGAAGACATGAGCTTGTGCAGTTCATTTTCCAAACCAGAAATCCTGTCTTCAGTTGAAGCCAACAGGCCATTTTGATCGTGCCTGATCAGCTCGTTTGTCCCGCTACAGTCGGCAAATCCAATGCTGGGCAAGCCTACTGACATGGCTTCCAGGACAACCGTCGGGCATCCTTCGCTCAAGGATGCAATGACATGTATGTGCGAGGATGCGTAATGAGCATAAACATCGTCAGTTGGACCTTCGATCCACACCCTGTTGAGCAAGCCATTTTCTTCGATGAAGTGGAGAACGTCACGGTTATGTGGCTTTTTGTCGTCCAGTGATTTCCCAATGATTTTGAGATCCCAATCCGGGAAATCGCCACAGAGACGAAAAAAGGCTTGGACCAATGTTATAAGGTTTTTATTTGGTTTAAAACCGTTGACATTGAGAATTATCTTACGCTGTTCCGATGTGCCGACAGGGGACGCCAATATGTTTTGCTGAAAGGCTGGATTGGGGAAAGCGTAGACGTTAGGCTGGATATATTCGGGAAAGGAGTGAGTATATCCAGGCATGGTTAAGCGAATTCGTGTAGCACCGGAAGCAATGACTTCTCGCTCCCACATAGATTGTGATTTCCCAAATATACTACACCAGTTGTTTGTACATAAGCGAACTGGATTGGTACATTCTTGCATACCAAATGGGATTTTTGTTCCATGGACTAGGGAGTAGAAGGTTATTAACTTTCTGTTAAAATAGAAAACAAAAAAAATATCTGGATCGATATGATTTATTTGATCCTTCAAAATTTTTAAATCATTATAGGGTAAGAGTACGACATTATTCTTGGGGGTATAAGCTATTTTTCCCTTGTTCTGGTAAGCGATGTAGGCAAGATGGCCGCGTCTGGTCATTTCGTCAGCTAGTTCCATGGCTACACGTTCAGCGCCACCCTTGCCCGCAGCAAGCATCTCAGCAAGAATAATAATTTTTAGTTTATATTTGTTATCTTGTATAGTATCATGTGCTGAATCATAAGTTTTTATATGTTTATCAGCAAAATCAATATCATTATTGGCATATATAGGGTTGTCATGTTGTTCTGGCATATTGTTTTTGCTGTGCATTATATTATTAATAAAAGGAATAATATTGTTTTTAAATATGATATCGTAGTCAAATGCATGAACAAGGTCAATGTTGTTTGATACTGTTTTGTTATCGATATTATAGTTTAGAAATGAATTTAATTCTTCTGATAATGATGCAGGATTGTCTCCACATATGTTAAAATGAAAACCTTGAGATAATAATTTTAGATGCGCATCAGTACAAGTGGCAATAACTGGAAGGCCAGCAGCGATATATTCTATCAACTTCAATGATGGAGAATTATTGTATAAATCTACTGGTACCCAGGCTATGCCTACGTCATAAGAAGGAAGTATCGAGTACAGTTCAGTTTGACTCATTAATCCTTTCAGTTTGATAATATTTTGTATATTGTTTTTATGAATGTATTCCTCTAGTAATTTGAATAATGGACCTGAGCCATAGATATCAAGTTTTGGCAAATCGTTATTCTTGTTGGAAAAATCACAAAAACCCTGGATCAATGTAATAATTTTTCTTTTTTCATGTAATGTGCCAATAAAAACAAATTTCAAATTAGGGATGTCTCGCTTTTTATCAGTTTTAGGCTTGAATAAGCGAGTATCTATGCCTAAAGGGTATTCCTTAGGAATTATGGTACAATTTGGAATCCATGTTTGAACACTTTCTGCGGAAAGTGTTGCTATGCCATCCAATTTTAAATGAACGGCACTACATTTTTCTTGGATTTCCTTTCTAATAGTTCCATGTGCAAGCAAGGGCGTCTTTATATCTAAAATACACTTTGCTGAAGAGTTGTGGATCTTCAATTTTTCAAAAAAATAAGGCCACTTGGGAAAGTTAAAAAGATAAAAAAGGTCAGGCTTGAAAGC includes the following:
- a CDS encoding glycosyltransferase; translation: MKIAFICGYPFGLRGTPGTYKFIEIFNKHHNILVLSPPKTKDCIYKNKSIPFIPLQQFNKDDILPKHVISILHAFKPDLFYLFNFPKWPYFFEKLKIHNSSAKCILDIKTPLLAHGTIRKEIQEKCSAVHLKLDGIATLSAESVQTWIPNCTIIPKEYPLGIDTRLFKPKTDKKRDIPNLKFVFIGTLHEKRKIITLIQGFCDFSNKNNDLPKLDIYGSGPLFKLLEEYIHKNNIQNIIKLKGLMSQTELYSILPSYDVGIAWVPVDLYNNSPSLKLIEYIAAGLPVIATCTDAHLKLLSQGFHFNICGDNPASLSEELNSFLNYNIDNKTVSNNIDLVHAFDYDIIFKNNIIPFINNIMHSKNNMPEQHDNPIYANNDIDFADKHIKTYDSAHDTIQDNKYKLKIIILAEMLAAGKGGAERVAMELADEMTRRGHLAYIAYQNKGKIAYTPKNNVVLLPYNDLKILKDQINHIDPDIFFVFYFNRKLITFYSLVHGTKIPFGMQECTNPVRLCTNNWCSIFGKSQSMWEREVIASGATRIRLTMPGYTHSFPEYIQPNVYAFPNPAFQQNILASPVGTSEQRKIILNVNGFKPNKNLITLVQAFFRLCGDFPDWDLKIIGKSLDDKKPHNRDVLHFIEENGLLNRVWIEGPTDDVYAHYASSHIHVIASLSEGCPTVVLEAMSVGLPSIGFADCSGTNELIRHDQNGLLASTEDRISGLENELHKLMSSADIRCRLGSQALEDSKQFDPQKIYDQWEQLLYESAEYKKDPKRLFREQMTIDLERSMHARRMREKLMQNIEI